The following coding sequences lie in one Candidatus Sulfotelmatobacter sp. genomic window:
- the hemW gene encoding radical SAM family heme chaperone HemW encodes MPPAPEAGLPRVGPGARARAESGPGLYVHVPFCAARCGYCDFSSGALSAAAVDRYLDALEREIERRAPSVASLEFRSVFFGGGTPSALPARHFERIVAALRARFVIHPRAEFTVEVNPENAGERMMAAWRGAGVNRLSFGVQSFHDHELKALGRLHDSERPALAFARARRAGFERLSLDLMFGFPGQTLSSWSRTLDRALELEPEHLSAYAFLVEPGTPLGNRVLRGELEPLGAALEADAYALLSERAERAGWGCYETSNFSRPDAESRHNLGYWLRRPYLGLGPSAHGLLEGERYANHWSPDRWAESLERGLDPEAEREVETPESRASEIVMLALRLGTGMVAADYPPEAWSDVLRTRGSALDAAVRAGRLERREEGFRIRPEHRFVADDVIAWIESRAVRFDSRPVGPIIPSPCPDPRSQAA; translated from the coding sequence TTGCCTCCGGCGCCGGAGGCGGGCCTCCCTCGGGTCGGGCCGGGCGCGCGGGCGCGCGCCGAGTCCGGCCCGGGGCTCTACGTGCACGTGCCGTTCTGCGCGGCCCGCTGCGGCTATTGCGACTTCTCGAGCGGCGCATTGTCCGCCGCGGCGGTCGACCGCTATCTCGACGCGCTCGAGCGTGAGATCGAGCGGCGCGCTCCTTCCGTCGCGTCGCTGGAATTTCGGAGCGTCTTCTTCGGCGGCGGCACGCCCTCGGCGCTACCGGCGCGGCATTTCGAGCGGATCGTCGCGGCGCTGCGCGCCCGGTTCGTGATCCACCCCCGGGCCGAGTTCACGGTCGAGGTGAATCCCGAGAACGCCGGCGAGCGGATGATGGCGGCCTGGCGCGGGGCCGGAGTCAACCGGCTCTCCTTCGGAGTGCAGAGCTTTCACGATCACGAGTTGAAGGCGCTCGGGCGGCTTCACGACTCGGAGCGGCCGGCGCTGGCATTCGCGCGAGCCCGCCGGGCGGGCTTCGAGCGCCTGTCGCTGGATCTGATGTTCGGCTTCCCCGGTCAGACGCTCTCGAGCTGGTCGCGCACCCTCGATCGCGCGCTCGAACTCGAACCCGAGCACCTTTCGGCCTACGCCTTCCTGGTCGAGCCCGGCACCCCGCTCGGAAACCGGGTACTGCGTGGCGAGCTCGAGCCGCTCGGCGCGGCACTTGAGGCGGACGCCTACGCGTTGCTCAGCGAGCGCGCGGAGCGGGCGGGATGGGGCTGCTACGAGACTTCGAACTTCTCTCGACCCGACGCCGAATCCCGACACAATCTCGGCTACTGGTTGCGCCGGCCGTACCTGGGACTCGGTCCCTCGGCGCACGGCCTGCTGGAGGGCGAGCGCTACGCCAACCACTGGTCGCCCGATCGCTGGGCCGAATCGCTCGAACGCGGGCTCGATCCCGAGGCGGAGCGCGAGGTCGAGACCCCCGAGTCGCGCGCGAGCGAAATCGTGATGCTGGCGTTGAGGCTCGGGACCGGAATGGTGGCCGCCGACTACCCCCCCGAAGCGTGGTCGGACGTGCTCCGGACGCGCGGGTCTGCGCTGGACGCGGCGGTGCGGGCGGGCCGACTCGAGCGCCGGGAGGAGGGTTTCCGCATCCGGCCCGAGCACCGGTTCGTGGCCGACGACGTCATCGCCTGGATCGAGTCGCGCGCCGTCCGGTTTGACAGCCGGCCCGTGGGTCCGATAATTCCCTCGCCATGTCCCGACCCGAGATCCCAGGCCGCCTGA
- the lepB gene encoding signal peptidase I, producing the protein MSVKSNFASGRSGSTSGRSGGSGAHPARSVVREYVEAALWALVLTLFLRAFVIQAFRIPSESMRDTLLVGDFLFVNKFEYGPKIPFTHIRLPGLRAPRRGDVIVFQFPLDPTKDFIKRCIGTGGKTIQIRDKQVSVDGVALPEPYTKHTDPQIRPAGYDFRDNFGPLTVPPGELFMMGDNRDNSNDSRYWGTLKMDLVKGRAMFLYWSWDGEKNWPRWNRIFQPIR; encoded by the coding sequence ATGTCCGTCAAGTCCAACTTCGCGTCCGGCCGCTCCGGCTCGACGTCCGGCCGCTCCGGCGGCTCCGGCGCCCATCCGGCTCGCTCCGTCGTTCGGGAATACGTCGAGGCCGCGCTTTGGGCGCTGGTGCTGACGCTGTTCCTGCGCGCGTTCGTCATTCAGGCATTCCGCATCCCGTCCGAGTCCATGCGCGACACTCTGCTGGTGGGCGACTTCCTGTTCGTGAACAAGTTCGAGTACGGACCGAAGATCCCATTCACCCACATCCGGCTGCCCGGGCTGAGAGCGCCTCGGCGCGGGGACGTGATCGTGTTCCAGTTTCCACTCGATCCAACCAAGGATTTCATCAAGCGCTGCATCGGGACCGGCGGCAAGACCATCCAGATCCGCGACAAGCAGGTGAGCGTCGACGGCGTGGCGCTGCCCGAACCCTACACCAAGCATACCGATCCCCAGATCCGTCCGGCAGGCTACGACTTCCGCGACAACTTCGGACCGCTCACCGTGCCGCCCGGCGAGCTGTTCATGATGGGCGACAATCGCGACAACTCGAACGACAGCCGCTACTGGGGAACGCTCAAGATGGACCTGGTCAAGGGCCGCGCGATGTTCCTCTACTGGTCGTGGGACGGAGAGAAGAACTGGCCTCGATGGAATCGCATCTTCCAGCCGATTCGGTGA